One Halolamina litorea genomic window carries:
- a CDS encoding histidine phosphatase family protein: MSDSKTVYLVRHGQTPWTAAERVQGWAPVPLTEAGREQLRATGAYLDDRLPDEPVGIETSDLRRASESAEVVADCLGERATITSHEALRERDFGVLQGLDDDRYHRVKRDHTGDGADSLLRAPERGESWRAVETRTLERWADMLDEMALGESRVLVSHTGPLYCILAAVSNRRLEAEMRATDLPEGGAFEVAIEDGESRLVGEGWAPE, from the coding sequence ATGAGCGACTCGAAGACCGTGTACCTCGTGCGCCACGGGCAGACGCCGTGGACCGCGGCCGAGCGCGTCCAAGGGTGGGCGCCGGTCCCACTCACCGAGGCAGGACGCGAACAGCTCCGGGCGACGGGCGCGTACCTCGACGACCGACTCCCCGACGAGCCGGTGGGCATCGAGACATCGGACCTCCGCCGCGCGAGCGAGAGCGCCGAGGTCGTCGCCGACTGTCTGGGCGAGCGGGCGACGATCACCAGCCACGAAGCGCTCCGTGAGCGTGACTTCGGCGTGCTCCAAGGCCTCGACGACGACCGCTACCACCGAGTCAAGCGTGACCACACCGGCGACGGCGCTGACTCGCTCCTCCGGGCACCGGAGCGGGGCGAGTCCTGGCGCGCGGTCGAGACACGCACGCTGGAACGCTGGGCCGATATGCTCGACGAGATGGCCCTCGGCGAGTCCCGGGTGCTGGTCTCCCACACCGGGCCGCTCTACTGCATCCTCGCGGCCGTCTCGAACCGCCGGCTGGAAGCCGAGATGCGCGCGACCGACCTCCCCGAGGGTGGCGCCTTCGAGGTCGCCATCGAGGACGGCGAGAGCCGACTGGTCGGCGAGGGATGGGCGCCCGAGTGA
- a CDS encoding fumarylacetoacetate hydrolase family protein, with protein sequence MQYYRQDGDDASRLLAVDDASGTAAYDLTAVKPRLRTFRDLAAAANVAGTGVDALTADLVADAPTVERPDDAEAALPLVPEEVWAAGVTYEISEQAREEESGMADVYLDVYDAERPEIFFKATPSRTVGPGEAVGVRGDSDWNVPEPELGLVCYDGEIVGYTVGNDVSSRDIEGENPLYLPQAKVYDRCCAIGPCVVGADAVDDPHDLGMSMRIERDGETVYEDATSTAEMARTCEELAAAWRAHNAVPEMGVLLTGTSLVPEGEFTLTPGDEVTIEIAGIGELSNGVVEV encoded by the coding sequence ATGCAGTACTACCGACAGGACGGCGACGACGCGTCGCGGCTGCTGGCCGTCGACGACGCCTCGGGAACCGCCGCGTACGACCTCACTGCGGTCAAACCCCGGCTCCGGACGTTCCGGGACCTCGCGGCGGCCGCGAACGTCGCCGGCACCGGCGTCGATGCCCTCACGGCAGACCTCGTCGCCGACGCGCCGACCGTCGAGCGCCCCGACGACGCCGAGGCGGCGCTCCCGCTGGTCCCCGAGGAGGTGTGGGCCGCCGGCGTCACCTACGAGATCAGCGAGCAGGCCCGGGAGGAGGAGAGCGGGATGGCCGACGTGTACCTCGACGTCTACGACGCCGAGCGGCCGGAGATATTCTTCAAGGCGACGCCGAGTCGGACCGTCGGTCCGGGGGAGGCCGTCGGCGTCCGCGGTGACTCCGACTGGAACGTCCCCGAACCCGAACTGGGGCTGGTGTGCTACGACGGCGAGATCGTCGGCTACACGGTCGGCAACGACGTGAGCAGCCGCGACATCGAGGGCGAGAACCCCCTCTACCTCCCGCAGGCGAAAGTGTACGACCGCTGCTGTGCGATCGGCCCCTGCGTCGTCGGCGCCGACGCCGTCGACGACCCCCACGATCTCGGGATGTCGATGCGGATCGAACGCGACGGCGAGACGGTGTACGAGGACGCCACCTCGACGGCCGAGATGGCCCGCACCTGCGAGGAACTGGCTGCAGCGTGGCGTGCCCACAACGCGGTCCCGGAGATGGGTGTGCTGCTCACCGGGACGTCGCTCGTCCCCGAGGGCGAGTTCACGCTCACGCCGGGCGACGAAGTCACCATCGAGATCGCGGGGATCGGCGAGCTATCGAACGGGGTCGTCGAAGTCTGA
- a CDS encoding RDD family protein, producing the protein MTEVDDGAGERTVIQLASWDDRFWAWLIDVILVGAVVSVFSEGVSGLPFGLSFTLPTVGASGAALWLYWTVLEGTRGQSAGKLVMDVAVADHGGGEISYVQAAVESFGKAFLLPLDALIGWIAMEGEYLRLFNRLSNTIVVERPDDDRIPPGVEYVPPEG; encoded by the coding sequence ATGACCGAAGTCGACGACGGTGCGGGTGAGCGGACGGTGATCCAGTTGGCGTCGTGGGACGATCGTTTCTGGGCGTGGCTGATCGACGTGATACTCGTCGGCGCCGTGGTGTCGGTGTTCTCGGAGGGGGTTTCGGGGCTCCCCTTCGGGCTCTCGTTCACGCTGCCGACCGTCGGCGCGAGCGGGGCCGCGTTGTGGCTCTACTGGACGGTCCTCGAGGGGACCCGTGGGCAGTCCGCCGGAAAGCTCGTGATGGACGTCGCCGTCGCCGACCACGGGGGTGGGGAGATCAGCTACGTGCAGGCCGCGGTGGAGAGCTTCGGCAAGGCGTTCCTGCTCCCGCTGGACGCGCTGATCGGCTGGATCGCGATGGAGGGGGAGTACCTCAGGCTGTTCAACCGCCTCTCGAACACTATCGTCGTCGAGCGCCCCGACGACGACCGAATCCCTCCGGGCGTCGAGTACGTTCCGCCGGAGGGATAG
- a CDS encoding aldehyde dehydrogenase family protein translates to MTEYANFIGGEWVDAEGGETFETYNPAAPDEAVATYPESGVSETDAAVAAAVDAGEAWGDTPGPERGRVLSRASALLADRKEDITDHLVREEGKTRPEAGGEVQRAIDIFDYYGAKARDLGGVVKGSSGRNTTLRTKNEPVGVAGLITPWNYPVAIPAWKIAPALAAGNAAVIKPATLAPGCTHEIAEALAEAGLPEGVLNVVTGPGSEVGDRLASHPDVDAVSFTGSTAVGNAVRDAAAEDGKRVQLEMGGKNPTVVSDTADVAEAAEIVAAGAFGVTGQACTACSRAIVYEDAYDDFVEAVVDAAEAIEPAPGLGDSDMGPQVSESELDATLDYVDVGRTEATIETGGNALAHEGHFVEPTVFSDVAPDARIAQEEIFGPVLSVIPVSGYEEALDVANGVDYGLSASIVTEDHSEANRFVDDIEAGVVKINEKTTGVELHVPFGGMKASSSETYREQGDAGLDFYTISKTVYDNY, encoded by the coding sequence ATGACTGAGTACGCGAACTTCATCGGCGGCGAGTGGGTCGACGCCGAGGGCGGCGAAACGTTCGAGACGTACAACCCCGCGGCCCCGGACGAGGCCGTCGCCACCTACCCCGAGTCCGGCGTCTCCGAGACCGACGCGGCCGTCGCGGCGGCCGTCGACGCTGGCGAGGCGTGGGGCGACACCCCCGGACCCGAGCGCGGTCGGGTGCTTTCGCGGGCCAGCGCGCTGCTCGCCGACCGCAAGGAGGATATCACCGACCACCTCGTGCGCGAGGAGGGGAAGACGAGGCCCGAAGCCGGGGGCGAGGTCCAGCGCGCTATCGACATCTTCGACTACTACGGCGCGAAGGCACGGGACCTCGGCGGCGTCGTCAAGGGTTCCAGCGGCCGGAACACGACCCTCCGGACGAAGAACGAGCCGGTGGGCGTCGCCGGCCTGATCACGCCGTGGAACTACCCGGTCGCCATTCCGGCGTGGAAGATCGCCCCCGCACTGGCGGCGGGCAACGCCGCGGTCATCAAGCCCGCGACGCTCGCGCCGGGCTGTACCCACGAGATCGCGGAGGCGCTCGCGGAGGCGGGGCTCCCCGAGGGCGTGCTGAACGTCGTCACCGGTCCCGGCAGCGAGGTCGGTGACCGACTCGCGAGCCACCCCGACGTGGACGCCGTCTCTTTCACGGGCAGCACGGCGGTCGGGAACGCGGTCCGGGACGCCGCCGCCGAGGACGGCAAGCGCGTCCAGTTGGAGATGGGCGGGAAGAACCCCACCGTGGTCTCCGACACGGCGGACGTGGCGGAAGCGGCCGAGATCGTCGCCGCGGGCGCGTTCGGCGTCACCGGGCAGGCCTGTACGGCCTGCTCGCGGGCGATCGTCTACGAGGACGCCTACGACGACTTCGTCGAGGCCGTCGTCGACGCCGCCGAAGCGATCGAACCGGCACCCGGCCTCGGCGACTCGGACATGGGCCCGCAGGTCAGCGAGTCGGAACTCGACGCGACCCTCGACTACGTGGACGTGGGGCGGACCGAGGCGACCATCGAGACGGGCGGCAACGCGCTCGCCCACGAGGGTCACTTCGTCGAACCGACCGTCTTCTCGGACGTGGCACCCGACGCCCGGATCGCGCAGGAGGAGATATTCGGCCCGGTGCTCTCGGTGATCCCCGTGAGCGGCTACGAGGAGGCCCTCGACGTGGCCAACGGCGTCGACTACGGCCTCTCGGCCAGCATCGTTACCGAGGACCACTCGGAGGCCAACCGCTTCGTCGACGACATCGAGGCTGGCGTGGTGAAGATCAACGAGAAGACCACGGGCGTCGAACTGCACGTCCCGTTCGGCGGGATGAAGGCCTCCTCCAGCGAGACCTACCGCGAGCAGGGCGACGCCGGCCTCGACTTCTACACCATCTCGAAGACGGTGTACGACAACTACTGA
- the gfo6 gene encoding D-xylose 1-dehydrogenase Gfo6 has product MDIETLADEFDRRDWQELEETDDPVRIAMVGVGWWTREQAMPAVESAALCETTVLVSSDPEKANEVATDSATVERAITYDDFHEGVAADAYDAVYVVTPNALHLPFVETAAELGKAVLCEKPMEATVERAEAMIEAVEAHDATLMVAYRMQTEPAVRRAKGFIDEGLIGKPVFVNGNMTEPILDLVPDPDQWRLDGDLSGGCATMDIGIYPLNTARFLLDADPERVRGKVASVNPEFDDVPDEHAAFQLDFPDHVFAVCTASQNAQMASHIEVIGTEGRIRVEPAFYPWDDRALTLQRGETTIDVGFEQVDQMEEEFEYFAHCLLTDTEPHPDGEHALRDIQTIKAVYEASERGETVEL; this is encoded by the coding sequence ATGGATATCGAGACGCTCGCCGACGAGTTCGACCGGCGGGACTGGCAGGAACTCGAGGAAACCGACGACCCGGTCCGGATCGCCATGGTCGGTGTCGGCTGGTGGACCCGCGAGCAAGCGATGCCGGCCGTCGAGAGCGCCGCCCTCTGCGAGACGACCGTACTCGTCAGCAGCGATCCGGAGAAGGCCAACGAGGTCGCCACGGACTCAGCGACCGTCGAACGCGCGATCACCTACGACGACTTCCACGAGGGCGTCGCCGCCGACGCCTACGACGCCGTCTACGTCGTCACCCCGAACGCGCTCCACCTGCCGTTCGTCGAGACGGCCGCCGAACTGGGGAAGGCGGTCCTCTGTGAGAAACCGATGGAGGCGACCGTCGAGCGCGCCGAAGCGATGATCGAGGCCGTCGAGGCGCACGACGCGACGCTGATGGTCGCCTACCGGATGCAGACCGAACCCGCCGTCCGCCGGGCAAAGGGGTTCATCGACGAGGGGCTGATCGGGAAGCCGGTGTTCGTCAACGGGAACATGACCGAACCGATCCTCGACCTCGTCCCCGACCCGGACCAGTGGCGCCTCGACGGCGACCTCTCGGGGGGCTGTGCGACGATGGACATCGGGATCTACCCGCTCAACACGGCACGCTTCCTGCTCGACGCCGACCCAGAGCGTGTTCGGGGGAAAGTGGCATCAGTGAACCCCGAGTTCGACGACGTGCCAGACGAGCACGCGGCGTTCCAACTCGACTTCCCCGACCACGTGTTCGCGGTCTGTACGGCCAGCCAGAACGCCCAGATGGCCAGCCACATCGAGGTGATCGGCACCGAGGGTCGGATCCGGGTCGAACCGGCGTTCTACCCGTGGGACGACCGCGCGCTCACCCTCCAGCGCGGTGAGACGACCATCGACGTTGGCTTCGAGCAGGTCGACCAGATGGAGGAGGAGTTCGAGTACTTCGCCCACTGCCTGCTGACAGACACTGAGCCCCATCCCGACGGCGAGCACGCGCTGCGGGACATCCAGACGATCAAGGCGGTGTACGAGGCCAGCGAGCGCGGGGAGACGGTCGAACTCTGA
- a CDS encoding LURP-one-related/scramblase family protein, which translates to MTDDYALEGIELADDSYTVEQGLIRTKFRALDENGEVVLRGKQKMLKLKEQFPFVDENGEDVFEVNAGGILDVAGDYTLTDAVTDEPVVVLDNDYSIMQDTWKIRDADTEAKLAEINSRGALTTLARNVVPFGELIPHKYEITDADGDHVGSIEGQLSLRDRYEVTIDDASDVPTEPVVAAAMVIDAIQGN; encoded by the coding sequence GTGACGGACGATTACGCCCTCGAAGGGATCGAACTCGCCGACGACAGCTACACCGTCGAACAGGGCCTGATCCGGACCAAGTTCCGGGCCCTCGACGAGAACGGCGAGGTGGTGCTCCGGGGGAAACAGAAGATGCTGAAGCTCAAAGAGCAGTTCCCGTTCGTCGACGAGAACGGCGAGGACGTGTTCGAGGTCAACGCCGGCGGCATCCTCGACGTGGCGGGCGACTACACGCTGACCGACGCCGTGACCGACGAACCGGTCGTGGTCCTCGACAACGACTACTCGATCATGCAGGACACCTGGAAGATCCGCGACGCCGACACCGAGGCGAAACTCGCGGAGATCAACTCCCGCGGCGCGCTGACGACGCTCGCCCGGAACGTCGTTCCCTTCGGCGAGCTGATCCCTCACAAGTACGAGATCACCGACGCCGACGGCGACCACGTCGGGAGCATCGAGGGCCAGCTCTCCCTGCGCGACCGCTACGAGGTGACCATCGACGACGCCAGCGACGTGCCGACCGAGCCGGTCGTCGCCGCCGCGATGGTGATCGACGCGATCCAGGGGAACTGA
- a CDS encoding MBL fold metallo-hydrolase, which translates to MVHSTWGDWFVREEVEAADPGDGAIGWYLGCNGFVLRSASTTLYVDPYFGEGDPPNLIRMIPVPVDPTDATDCDAVLATHEHIDHIHPPSYGPFVEDLGADLYAPSASYESPDYEGDLRAPDEQRRVVAEGADFEVGDFTVHVRGANDPDAIEPVSYVVEHASGTFFHGGDSRPAPEAFPAVADEFDIDVGALAFGSVGHIYEPETGHGERTRWYMDENEIIEAANQLELDRLLPSHWDMWQGVGADPKVLHEHAASHAYPRTLDVPHVGCSFRFGDPGIGRLGVLGDE; encoded by the coding sequence ATGGTCCACTCCACGTGGGGCGACTGGTTCGTACGCGAGGAGGTCGAAGCCGCCGACCCCGGCGACGGCGCGATCGGATGGTACCTCGGCTGTAACGGGTTCGTGCTGCGGTCGGCGTCGACGACGCTCTACGTCGACCCGTACTTCGGCGAAGGCGACCCGCCGAACCTGATCCGGATGATCCCCGTCCCGGTCGACCCCACCGACGCGACCGACTGCGACGCGGTGCTCGCCACCCACGAGCATATCGACCACATCCATCCGCCTTCCTACGGCCCGTTCGTCGAGGACCTCGGCGCCGACCTCTACGCACCCAGCGCGTCCTACGAGTCACCCGACTACGAGGGCGACCTGCGCGCACCCGACGAGCAGCGCCGCGTCGTCGCAGAAGGGGCGGACTTCGAAGTCGGGGACTTCACGGTCCACGTCCGCGGGGCGAACGACCCCGACGCCATCGAGCCGGTGAGCTACGTCGTCGAACACGCGTCGGGGACGTTCTTCCACGGCGGCGACAGCCGGCCCGCGCCGGAGGCGTTCCCCGCCGTCGCCGACGAGTTCGACATCGACGTGGGCGCGCTGGCGTTCGGCTCGGTCGGGCATATCTACGAGCCGGAAACGGGCCATGGCGAGCGCACGCGCTGGTACATGGACGAAAACGAGATCATCGAGGCGGCGAACCAACTCGAACTGGACCGACTCCTCCCGAGCCACTGGGACATGTGGCAGGGCGTCGGTGCCGACCCGAAAGTGCTCCACGAACACGCGGCCTCCCACGCGTACCCGCGGACGCTCGACGTGCCCCACGTCGGCTGTTCGTTCCGGTTCGGGGACCCGGGCATCGGCCGACTCGGCGTCTTGGGCGACGAGTAG
- a CDS encoding mandelate racemase family protein yields the protein MPPTITRIESREFEYPLEDVGTDEHGFNLVYEPGETTYRKLFGVKIHTDTGVTGEYVGGNSPAAAQYNIIAKYLIGKNPLEREKHWSEIKRALRKYDRMGMGPIDIALWDFAGKYYDAPIHELLGTYRTEMPAYASTYHGDDAGGLDSPEAFADFAEDCLDAGFGGFKIHGWGGGDSSRDLDREVEAVHAVGERVGDEMDLMHDPACELETFADALELGRAVDEQDFFWYEDPFRDGGISQHAHRKLSQKLDTPILQTEHVRGLELKSDFAANDATDFLRADPEYDAGITGAMKVARVAEAFGLDIEFHAPGPAQRHCIAACRNSNYYEMALVHPYCQNTQPPVYEGDYSDMMEAVEGGTVSVPEGPGLGVEYDWDYIESNTTGQVHTYE from the coding sequence ATGCCACCGACTATCACGAGGATCGAGAGCCGAGAGTTCGAGTACCCGCTGGAGGACGTGGGCACCGACGAACACGGCTTCAACCTCGTCTACGAACCCGGCGAGACCACCTACCGGAAGCTGTTCGGCGTCAAAATCCACACTGACACGGGGGTCACCGGCGAGTACGTCGGCGGAAACTCCCCGGCGGCGGCCCAGTACAACATCATCGCGAAGTACCTGATCGGCAAGAACCCCCTCGAACGCGAGAAACACTGGTCTGAGATCAAGCGCGCGCTCCGGAAGTACGACCGGATGGGGATGGGCCCTATCGACATCGCGCTGTGGGACTTCGCGGGCAAGTACTACGACGCGCCGATCCACGAACTGCTCGGCACCTACCGCACCGAGATGCCCGCCTACGCGTCGACGTACCACGGCGACGACGCCGGCGGCCTCGACTCCCCGGAGGCGTTCGCCGACTTCGCCGAGGACTGTCTCGACGCCGGCTTCGGCGGCTTCAAGATCCACGGTTGGGGCGGCGGCGACTCCTCGCGCGACCTGGACCGGGAGGTCGAAGCCGTCCACGCCGTCGGCGAGCGCGTCGGCGACGAGATGGACCTGATGCACGACCCCGCCTGTGAGTTGGAGACGTTCGCCGACGCGCTCGAACTCGGGCGGGCCGTCGACGAACAGGACTTCTTCTGGTACGAGGACCCGTTCCGCGACGGCGGCATCTCCCAGCACGCCCACCGGAAACTCTCACAGAAGCTCGATACGCCGATCCTCCAGACCGAACACGTCCGCGGGCTGGAACTCAAGTCCGACTTCGCCGCCAACGACGCGACGGACTTCCTCCGAGCGGACCCCGAGTACGACGCCGGCATCACCGGCGCCATGAAGGTCGCCCGCGTCGCCGAGGCGTTCGGCCTCGACATCGAGTTCCACGCGCCCGGGCCGGCCCAACGCCACTGCATCGCCGCCTGCCGCAACTCGAACTACTACGAGATGGCGCTGGTCCATCCCTACTGCCAGAACACCCAGCCGCCGGTGTACGAGGGCGACTACTCCGACATGATGGAGGCCGTCGAGGGGGGGACCGTCTCGGTGCCCGAGGGCCCCGGCCTCGGCGTCGAGTACGACTGGGACTACATCGAGTCGAACACGACGGGACAGGTCCACACCTACGAGTAG
- a CDS encoding ferritin-like domain-containing protein: MSSEKVIDLLRKAYGDEMETVMNYQTNAIVLDGVRAEEIKESLQTDIQEELGHAQQLGNRLKQLDARPPSSADFVARQDSLQPPEDSTDVLSVIRGVLDAEEDAIDTYRALIAAAEDADDPVTEDLAVTVLADEEAHRTEFRGFEKEYANE, encoded by the coding sequence ATGAGCTCGGAGAAAGTCATCGACCTGCTGCGCAAGGCCTACGGCGACGAGATGGAGACCGTGATGAACTACCAGACGAACGCCATCGTCCTCGACGGCGTCCGTGCCGAGGAGATCAAGGAGAGCCTCCAGACGGACATCCAAGAGGAACTCGGCCACGCCCAACAGCTGGGCAACCGACTCAAGCAGCTCGACGCCCGACCGCCCAGCTCCGCCGACTTCGTCGCCCGGCAGGACTCCCTCCAACCCCCCGAGGACTCGACGGACGTGCTCTCGGTGATCCGGGGCGTCCTCGACGCCGAGGAGGACGCCATCGACACCTACCGCGCGCTCATCGCCGCCGCCGAGGACGCCGACGACCCGGTGACCGAGGACCTCGCGGTGACGGTCCTCGCCGACGAGGAGGCCCACCGGACGGAGTTCCGCGGCTTCGAGAAGGAGTACGCGAACGAGTGA
- a CDS encoding tyrosine-type recombinase/integrase: MDDLEPIAPDEALELYIDHRRREVAKSTLRSHKSRLGHFIRWCEDEKELTNLNELTGRLLHEFRLWRRNYDTEIKPVTEKTQMDTLRVFIRFLETVDAVKPDLSEKVLSPDLDANENVRDERLTAEQAEAVLTYLGRYKYASRAHIVLTLQWHTMLRRGAVRTLDLSDYHAEEQSLEVRHRPESGTPIKNKEEGERFVALSTEVCGLLDDWIDTRRPDVVDEYGREPLIATSSGRMHATTPTSIVYNWSRPCKIGISCPLNRDPDDCEAADYTHASKCPESVSSHAVRRGAITNHLASDVPVEVVSARANVAPATLDKHYDRRDERTKMEQRRKYLDNL, encoded by the coding sequence ATGGACGACCTCGAACCAATCGCACCCGACGAAGCACTCGAACTGTACATCGACCATCGCCGACGCGAAGTGGCCAAATCGACGCTTCGCTCACACAAGTCCCGGCTCGGCCACTTCATTCGCTGGTGTGAGGACGAAAAGGAGCTCACCAACCTCAACGAGCTCACGGGGCGACTTCTCCACGAGTTCCGTCTCTGGCGCCGGAACTATGACACCGAAATCAAGCCAGTCACCGAGAAGACTCAGATGGATACGCTCCGCGTGTTCATCCGCTTCCTTGAGACAGTCGACGCAGTCAAACCCGACCTCAGCGAGAAGGTCCTCTCCCCCGACCTCGATGCGAACGAGAACGTTCGAGACGAGCGTCTCACAGCAGAGCAGGCAGAAGCTGTCTTGACCTACCTTGGGAGGTACAAGTACGCCTCGCGGGCACACATCGTTCTCACACTCCAGTGGCACACCATGCTCCGTCGAGGCGCAGTCCGAACGCTTGATTTGTCGGACTACCACGCGGAGGAACAGTCACTAGAGGTCCGACATCGGCCAGAGTCAGGAACGCCAATCAAGAACAAGGAGGAAGGAGAACGATTCGTCGCGCTGTCGACGGAGGTTTGTGGATTGCTGGATGACTGGATAGACACTCGACGCCCCGACGTTGTCGACGAATACGGGCGGGAGCCGCTCATCGCCACATCGAGTGGCCGCATGCACGCTACCACGCCAACATCGATTGTGTACAACTGGTCGCGACCGTGCAAAATCGGCATCTCCTGTCCCCTCAATCGAGACCCGGATGACTGCGAGGCGGCGGACTACACTCACGCATCGAAGTGCCCGGAGAGTGTCTCGTCACATGCGGTTCGTCGCGGAGCGATAACGAACCACCTTGCTTCCGATGTTCCGGTCGAAGTGGTCTCAGCACGTGCGAACGTCGCTCCAGCGACACTCGACAAGCACTACGACCGTCGTGATGAGCGAACGAAGATGGAGCAGCGTCGAAAGTACCTCGACAACCTCTGA
- a CDS encoding DUF262 domain-containing protein: MAETTPVAEELPRLNDSLFIPCLQRDYCWSQQQVEMLWDSLLRGLPLGSILVWDRAVNEREDPAYKFIRHYVDERGYSHEEEVRRYSKRLPGFPDSYTLILDGQQRLTSFYIGLYGSYTTRIHGAWKKNASSYNRRHLYLDLLSGEEGDNHDRELVYEFDFRKSGGLNSAGDRYWLRVGSLLEAGSGLTEDAFLDESQFVEQVEGELPSSLSDTERSDAIDTAEQLWWGVNQRNAILYERTLANEKTARELFIRRNKGGIELSGVDILLALLTGYWETVEEEGTPTDAKNEIERFTERLSGNERLSEEGFTFGKRFTLRTLLLLSGETPSFRRDGRYDGELLTEAEDIFRDEEFEEAVVNAFELAADLGFHDAALSSKTVVTPVIQFLYESDYDTSGENEKIHYWLATTVLNSIFGDIGSQQVLETARQHIWESDGDEFPAVDILEELSGRGAPTQLDEGRLDQLLDEIGYQSGSRRNVLLTHLYRGERRAGHAEYEVDHIFPRKKLGDRDYLENHGVEPEQVEWHKDHRDHIANLQLLSSEGENQSKSDRDFSDWLERVEEGEVKSLSGTNEYFETHLIPQDEAKHEYPQFESFLTGESGRKRFMKHVLKETLPLSSSA, from the coding sequence ATGGCTGAAACTACTCCGGTGGCCGAAGAACTCCCTCGGCTGAACGATTCACTGTTCATTCCCTGTCTCCAGCGGGATTACTGTTGGAGCCAACAGCAGGTAGAGATGCTCTGGGACTCTCTATTACGTGGGCTCCCGCTCGGGTCTATTTTAGTCTGGGACAGAGCTGTCAACGAACGTGAAGACCCTGCGTATAAATTCATCAGGCACTACGTTGACGAGAGGGGATATTCACATGAGGAAGAGGTCCGCCGCTACAGCAAGCGACTCCCCGGATTCCCAGACTCCTACACCCTCATTCTTGATGGTCAACAGAGGCTGACTTCGTTCTATATTGGCCTCTATGGGAGCTACACGACGCGAATCCATGGCGCGTGGAAGAAAAATGCGAGTTCCTACAATCGTCGCCACCTATATTTGGACCTCCTATCTGGAGAGGAGGGTGACAACCACGACCGTGAGTTGGTTTACGAGTTCGACTTCAGAAAGAGTGGAGGGCTGAACAGTGCTGGCGATAGATATTGGCTAAGAGTGGGGTCTCTCTTGGAAGCTGGCTCCGGACTTACGGAAGACGCCTTTCTCGATGAGAGTCAATTCGTTGAACAAGTCGAGGGTGAACTCCCATCATCACTTAGCGACACTGAACGCTCTGACGCGATAGACACTGCGGAGCAACTCTGGTGGGGAGTAAACCAACGAAATGCCATCCTCTATGAGAGAACGTTAGCTAACGAAAAGACTGCCCGCGAACTATTCATCCGACGAAACAAAGGCGGTATAGAGCTCTCGGGAGTGGATATTCTGCTTGCACTTCTCACTGGGTACTGGGAGACGGTGGAAGAAGAAGGCACGCCGACAGACGCGAAAAACGAGATTGAGCGATTCACCGAACGTCTCTCTGGAAACGAGCGACTCTCCGAGGAGGGGTTCACATTCGGTAAGCGGTTCACGCTCAGAACTCTGTTACTGCTATCCGGCGAAACACCGTCGTTCAGGAGGGATGGGAGATATGACGGCGAGCTTCTCACCGAGGCAGAGGACATATTCCGTGATGAAGAGTTTGAGGAGGCAGTCGTGAATGCGTTTGAACTCGCTGCAGACCTCGGATTCCACGACGCCGCACTTTCCAGTAAGACTGTCGTCACCCCAGTCATCCAATTCCTCTACGAGAGCGACTACGATACATCGGGAGAAAACGAGAAAATCCACTACTGGCTAGCTACGACGGTTCTGAACAGTATCTTCGGCGACATCGGGTCACAGCAAGTGCTGGAAACTGCGCGACAACACATCTGGGAATCTGATGGTGATGAGTTCCCCGCGGTAGACATCTTGGAAGAGTTGAGTGGACGGGGGGCTCCGACACAGCTTGACGAAGGGAGACTTGACCAATTGCTGGACGAGATTGGCTATCAGTCGGGGTCTCGGCGAAATGTGTTGCTCACGCATCTCTATCGGGGGGAGCGGCGGGCTGGTCACGCAGAATACGAGGTAGACCACATATTCCCCCGAAAGAAACTCGGAGACAGGGACTACTTAGAGAATCACGGTGTCGAGCCAGAACAGGTCGAGTGGCACAAGGACCATCGAGACCACATCGCGAACCTACAGCTGCTGAGTAGTGAGGGGGAGAACCAATCGAAGAGTGACCGCGACTTCAGTGATTGGTTAGAACGAGTTGAGGAAGGCGAGGTCAAGAGCCTGTCCGGGACGAATGAATATTTCGAGACCCATCTGATTCCACAGGATGAGGCGAAACATGAGTACCCCCAATTTGAAAGCTTCTTAACGGGTGAATCGGGACGGAAGCGGTTCATGAAGCACGTGCTGAAAGAGACATTACCGCTCAGCAGTTCGGCATAA